Genomic segment of Candidatus Cloacimonadota bacterium:
CAGAGGCCACTTTTACCTAATAACTTATGCTATCAGACACATGCGGTATTAATCCCGGTTTCCCGGGGCTATCCCCCACTTAAAGATAGATCACCTACGCGTTACTCACCCGTTCGCCACTCTACTCGGAATACCGAAGTACTCCTTTCGCGTTCGACTTGCATGCCTAATCCACGCCGCCAGCGTTCGTCCTGAGCCAGGATCAAACTCTCCATTATTCTTTTAAAAATATTCTCCTTGCTCACTCTCCACGAATATGTACCTATTAAAGAACTACCTGATTTATCAGGTTTTGTCATATTTTTTAGTTAGGTTTAGCTGTCAATAGTTTTCGAAAAAAACTTTCAAAAATAGGCAATTTAATCTCATGTAGCAGAAGATATGGCAATTATATCTAATTGCTTAGTAATGTATTAAGACCTTTCTTTGTCTGATACATTTTTTTTGCTTCAAAATACAGTTTTTTGAACAGCTGTACTCATGTTCAACTATTCTCAAAGAAAAAGAAGTAGAAATAGAATGAGATTTTTTCCTCTTACCCGCTGAATTTGAAGAGAATACACACAAAAAGCTTGACGATAACTGTTAGAAAGAAAATCTAAACAAAAAAATTGGAGCATATATGTTAAGAGATACTAAAGGGATAAGTGTTTACATGATAATTAGTATTGTTGGTTTACTAATATTAGCTTTTATCCTTATTTTACCGCAAGTTCTTGATATTCAGAGCAAGGAACAGACCGAAGAGTGTTTAAAAAATATGCGTGAAATTGAAAATGCAGTTCTAAGGTATATGAATGAACGTCATGAAAACTTTATTGGCGATACTACAGATTTACATAGAATGGGGTATGTAAGAAGACCTGTATATGTTTGTCCATCGGGAACCCCTGAATCAAGATACTATACCGAGGGAAAATATGAAACTGGTGAAGTAATAGTAACTTGTCCTCTTGTAGATGAGTATCCTGATCATGTCTTGCATCCGACAATAGAATAATAAGAGTCAATTATCTAATAGACGTCAGGTATTTTAATATACAACGTAGGAAAATAGTAGAGAACAATATTATAAATATCCCTTACATGCTTACTGTCCCCAAAGTATCAAATTTCACTGATTTTATTAAGTACATTTCACTTAGAAACGCCAGTAATATCAAATATGATCTCGATAGAATCAATTTGATTCTAGCGAAGATGGGGCATCCTGAAATGAGATTACGCGGGCTACATGTAGCCGGTACAAATGGTAAAGGATCCACTTCTGCTATGTTAGAATCTATTTGTTTAAGTCACAATTGGAATACTGGCCTGAATACCTCTCCTCATCTTGTCGATTACCGTGAAAGATTCCGAATAAATGGTAAGAACATCACTGCTCGCGAACTAATGAAGATATATAATTTATGGTCGAATCTTTTTGAAGAAACAGAGGCATCTTTTTTTGAAATAACGACAGCGATAGCTTTTTACTATTTCAATGCAAAAAACTTACATACCAGTATTTTTGAAGTTGGATTGGGTGGTCGTCTTGACGCTACTAATCCCTTCAATGCTACAGTTAGTATTATTACTAGTATATCGATAGATCATCCCAAAACTCTCGGTGATACGATTGAAAAAATTGCCTATGAAAAAGCCGGTATAATAAAAGGAAACGTACCACTGGTCCTGGGCAAGTTATCCAACACGGCATTTGATGTTATAAGTAAAGTAGCATACTCAAAATCAGCCCCTTTATACTATATTGAAAGTGATTTCAATACCGAAAGGGTGCGGTTTGATCAAGCAGTAACCACATTCGATTATATTAATAAGAACAGGGATATATCTTTACCCAAACGTATAGCAAATATCAAGACAAATTTAGTTGGTAAACATCAAGCACATAATGCTGCTTTAGCGATTACCGGTTATGCTCTATATTGCAATTCACTAAAAATAAAACCAGACCCTGAAGCCATCCGCTATGGTTTGCGTAATGTTACTTGGTTAGGGAGAATGCAAACTATTAGAAAACAACCTCTTACCATATTAGACTGCGCTCACAATGAAGAGGGAATAGAGAATTTAGTGAAAAATCTTCAACAAATCTTTCCTAACAAACGTTTTCGTCTGGTTATTGCAATCTTAAGAGATAAGAGTTTCGAAAAAATGATCTTACATCTTGGAGCGATAGCAAAGAAGCTGTATATATCTAAAAATAATTCTGATAGAGCCGCAGATATTGAAGAGCAGGTAGAAA
This window contains:
- a CDS encoding bifunctional folylpolyglutamate synthase/dihydrofolate synthase translates to MLTVPKVSNFTDFIKYISLRNASNIKYDLDRINLILAKMGHPEMRLRGLHVAGTNGKGSTSAMLESICLSHNWNTGLNTSPHLVDYRERFRINGKNITARELMKIYNLWSNLFEETEASFFEITTAIAFYYFNAKNLHTSIFEVGLGGRLDATNPFNATVSIITSISIDHPKTLGDTIEKIAYEKAGIIKGNVPLVLGKLSNTAFDVISKVAYSKSAPLYYIESDFNTERVRFDQAVTTFDYINKNRDISLPKRIANIKTNLVGKHQAHNAALAITGYALYCNSLKIKPDPEAIRYGLRNVTWLGRMQTIRKQPLTILDCAHNEEGIENLVKNLQQIFPNKRFRLVIAILRDKSFEKMILHLGAIAKKLYISKNNSDRAADIEEQVEIAKKYGIEYSAESDINTSLNNATKESSDDDIIIVTGSIYTVSEIVAQLGKKRTWH